The following proteins come from a genomic window of Pseudomonas sp. WJP1:
- a CDS encoding DUF1289 domain-containing protein, which translates to MPNQTIKTPCVGLCSTVYGDLVCRGCKRFHHEVIHWNGYNEEEKRAVWLRLEQLLSQVMAAKVEIFDPALLRMQLEQRKIRFVPHQSVYCWAYQLIARGARVINNLEAYGMVLLPEFRDWNLPELRDAIDREFFLLSEAHYQRYIAPGFLKDAFGG; encoded by the coding sequence ATGCCCAATCAGACCATCAAGACCCCCTGCGTCGGCCTTTGCTCCACTGTTTACGGTGACTTGGTGTGCCGTGGCTGCAAGCGTTTCCACCACGAAGTGATTCACTGGAACGGCTACAACGAGGAAGAAAAACGCGCGGTGTGGCTGCGTCTGGAGCAATTGTTGTCCCAGGTGATGGCGGCCAAGGTGGAAATTTTCGACCCGGCGCTGCTGAGAATGCAGCTGGAGCAGCGCAAGATCCGCTTTGTGCCACACCAGTCCGTGTATTGCTGGGCCTACCAATTGATCGCCCGGGGCGCGCGGGTCATCAACAACCTGGAAGCCTACGGGATGGTGCTGTTGCCAGAGTTTCGCGACTGGAACCTGCCGGAACTGCGCGACGCCATCGATCGGGAGTTTTTCCTGCTCTCCGAGGCGCATTACCAGCGCTACATTGCGCCGGGGTTTTTGAAAGACGCGTTTGGCGGTTAA
- the acnB gene encoding bifunctional aconitate hydratase 2/2-methylisocitrate dehydratase: MLEAYRKHIEERAALGIVPQPLNAEQTAGLVELLKNPPAGEEAFLVDLITNRVPPGVDEAAYVKAGFLSAIAKGEAQSPLIDKKRAVELLGTMQGGYNIVTLVNLLDDAELAPVAAEELKHTLLMFDAFHDVAEKAKNGNVHAKGVLQSWADGEWFVKRPTLADKISLRVFKVTGETNTDDLSPAPDAWSRPDIPLHALAMLKMARDGIVPDAQGVTGPMKQIEEMRNAGFPIAYVGDVVGTGSSRKSATNSVLWFFGDDVPYVPNKRAGGFCFGSKIAPIFYNTMEDAGALPIEFDVSNMHMGDVIDLYPHAGKVCKHGTDEVLTTFEMKTPVLLDEVRAGGRIPLIIGRGLTEKARAELGLPPSTLFKKPEAPAESTKGFTLAQKMVGKACGVTGVRPGTYCEPKMTTVGSQDTTGPMTRDELKDLACLGFSTDLVMQSFCHTAAYPKPIDVTTHHTLPDFIMTRGGVSLRPGDGIIHSWLNRMLLPDTVGTGGDSHTRFPIGISFPAGSGLVAFAAATGVMPLDMPESILVRFKGELQPGVTLRDLVHAIPYYAIQSGLLTVEKKGKKNAFSGRILEIEGLPKLTVEQAFELSDASAERSAAGCTIQLSKESIAEYLQSNITLLRWMIGEGYGDARTLERRAQAMEAWLANPELLEADKDAEYAEVIEIDLADIKEPVLCAPNDPDDARLLSSVAGEKIDEVFIGSCMTNIGHFRAAGKLLEQVKGQLPTRLWLSPPTKMDAHQLTEEGYYGIYGKAGARMEMPGCSLCMGNQARVEPNSTVVSTSTRNFPNRLGDGANVYLASAELASVASILGRLPTVEEYMEYAGKIDSMAADVYRYLSFDQIAEFREAAANANIPVVQA; encoded by the coding sequence GTGCTTGAAGCCTACCGCAAACATATCGAAGAGCGCGCAGCACTGGGTATCGTTCCCCAGCCGCTTAACGCCGAACAAACTGCAGGCCTGGTCGAGCTGCTGAAGAATCCCCCGGCTGGCGAAGAAGCATTCCTCGTTGACCTGATCACCAATCGCGTTCCGCCTGGAGTGGACGAAGCAGCCTATGTCAAGGCCGGCTTCCTGTCCGCCATAGCCAAAGGCGAAGCCCAATCCCCCCTGATCGACAAGAAGCGCGCTGTTGAACTGCTCGGCACCATGCAGGGTGGCTACAACATCGTGACCCTGGTCAACCTGCTGGACGACGCCGAGCTGGCGCCAGTCGCTGCCGAAGAACTCAAGCACACCCTGCTGATGTTCGACGCCTTCCACGACGTGGCTGAAAAAGCCAAGAACGGCAACGTTCACGCCAAGGGCGTACTGCAATCCTGGGCTGACGGCGAATGGTTCGTCAAGCGCCCTACCCTGGCCGACAAGATCAGCCTGCGCGTGTTCAAGGTGACTGGCGAGACCAACACCGACGACCTGTCCCCTGCGCCTGATGCCTGGTCCCGCCCGGACATCCCGCTGCACGCCCTGGCCATGCTGAAAATGGCACGCGACGGCATCGTGCCTGACGCACAAGGCGTCACCGGCCCGATGAAGCAGATCGAAGAAATGCGCAACGCCGGCTTCCCGATCGCCTACGTTGGCGACGTGGTCGGTACCGGTTCTTCGCGTAAATCGGCCACCAACTCGGTACTGTGGTTCTTCGGCGACGACGTTCCCTACGTGCCGAACAAGCGTGCCGGCGGCTTCTGCTTCGGCAGCAAGATTGCCCCGATCTTCTACAACACCATGGAAGATGCTGGCGCACTGCCAATCGAATTCGACGTTTCCAACATGCACATGGGCGACGTGATCGACCTGTACCCGCATGCTGGTAAAGTCTGCAAGCACGGCACCGATGAAGTCCTGACCACCTTCGAAATGAAGACCCCGGTCCTGTTGGACGAAGTTCGTGCTGGCGGCCGTATCCCGCTGATCATCGGCCGTGGCCTGACCGAGAAGGCTCGCGCCGAGCTGGGTCTGCCACCTTCGACGCTGTTCAAGAAGCCTGAAGCACCGGCTGAAAGCACCAAGGGTTTCACCCTGGCGCAGAAAATGGTCGGCAAGGCTTGCGGCGTGACCGGCGTTCGCCCGGGCACCTACTGCGAACCGAAGATGACCACCGTGGGTTCCCAGGACACCACAGGTCCAATGACCCGTGACGAACTGAAAGACCTGGCGTGCCTGGGCTTCTCGACCGACCTGGTGATGCAGTCCTTCTGCCACACCGCGGCTTATCCAAAGCCGATCGACGTGACCACCCACCACACCCTGCCTGACTTCATCATGACCCGCGGCGGCGTTTCCCTGCGTCCGGGCGACGGCATCATCCACTCGTGGCTGAACCGCATGCTGCTGCCAGACACCGTCGGTACCGGTGGCGACTCGCACACCCGTTTCCCGATCGGCATCTCGTTCCCGGCCGGTTCCGGCCTGGTTGCGTTCGCCGCAGCCACTGGCGTCATGCCGCTGGACATGCCTGAGTCGATCCTGGTTCGCTTCAAGGGCGAACTGCAACCAGGCGTCACCCTGCGTGACCTGGTTCACGCCATTCCTTACTACGCGATCCAGTCCGGGCTGCTGACCGTAGAGAAGAAAGGCAAGAAGAACGCTTTCTCCGGTCGCATCCTGGAGATCGAAGGCCTGCCTAAGCTGACCGTCGAGCAAGCCTTCGAACTGTCCGACGCCTCGGCTGAACGTTCGGCTGCCGGTTGCACCATCCAGCTGTCGAAAGAGTCGATCGCTGAATACCTGCAGTCCAACATCACCCTGCTGCGCTGGATGATCGGCGAAGGCTACGGCGATGCACGCACCCTGGAGCGTCGTGCCCAGGCGATGGAAGCCTGGCTGGCCAACCCTGAGCTGCTGGAAGCGGACAAGGACGCCGAGTACGCCGAAGTCATCGAGATCGACCTGGCCGACATCAAGGAGCCTGTACTGTGCGCTCCGAACGACCCGGACGACGCTCGCCTGCTCTCCAGCGTTGCTGGCGAGAAGATCGACGAAGTGTTCATCGGTTCCTGCATGACCAACATCGGCCACTTCCGTGCTGCCGGCAAGTTGCTGGAGCAGGTCAAGGGTCAGCTGCCAACCCGTCTGTGGCTGTCGCCGCCGACCAAGATGGACGCTCACCAACTGACCGAAGAAGGCTACTACGGCATCTACGGCAAGGCTGGCGCGCGCATGGAAATGCCGGGCTGCTCGCTGTGCATGGGTAACCAGGCACGTGTAGAGCCGAACTCGACCGTTGTGTCGACTTCGACCCGTAACTTCCCGAACCGTCTGGGTGACGGCGCGAACGTCTACCTGGCTTCGGCTGAGCTGGCATCCGTGGCTTCCATCCTGGGTCGCCTGCCGACCGTCGAGGAGTACATGGAATACGCTGGCAAGATCGACAGCATGGCGGCCGATGTCTACCGCTACCTGTCCTTCGACCAGATCGCCGAGTTCCGTGAAGCTGCTGCGAACGCCAACATCCCGGTCGTTCAAGCCTAA
- a CDS encoding tautomerase family protein, whose translation MPLVRVDLKKQQDPTYAKRVGQLIYAALRSAIGVPENDNFQILAEHDEQHFIFDPQYLGIQRTDNLVVIQITLSEGRTLEQKKLLYKTIVESLNTQLAVRLEDVFINLVEVKKENWSFGNGIAQYAL comes from the coding sequence ATGCCACTGGTTCGCGTCGACCTCAAGAAACAGCAGGACCCCACCTACGCCAAACGCGTCGGACAACTGATCTACGCCGCCCTGCGCAGCGCGATTGGCGTGCCGGAGAACGACAACTTCCAGATCCTCGCCGAACACGACGAACAGCATTTCATCTTCGACCCCCAGTACCTGGGCATCCAGCGCACCGACAACCTGGTGGTCATCCAGATCACCCTGAGCGAAGGCCGAACCCTGGAGCAGAAAAAGCTGCTCTACAAGACCATCGTCGAAAGCCTCAACACGCAGCTGGCCGTGCGCCTGGAGGATGTTTTCATTAATCTGGTGGAAGTGAAAAAAGAGAACTGGTCGTTCGGCAATGGCATTGCCCAATACGCCCTCTGA
- a CDS encoding 2-hydroxyacid dehydrogenase → MPATVLVLVETINDYLPILEHQGFHLILAPTPAERAEAITRHSGQIDAVLTRGPLGLYADEIAALPNLKIICVIGAGYEQVDLQAAADRGITVTNGAGVNASSVADHAMALLLSLVRDVPRCDAAVRRGEWPKIMRPSLAGKRLGILGLGAVGMAIAKRAAAGFDMTVSYHNRQHRSDVPYKFCSTPTELARASDFLIAATPGGLGTKHLINRQVLEALGPNGFFVNIARASVVVTADLITALEQRRIAGAALDVFDAEPKVPDALKVLANVILSPHVAGLSPEATQGTVELVGRNLVAFFSGQPVLTPIELPKDITQAVQ, encoded by the coding sequence ATGCCTGCAACCGTTCTGGTACTGGTTGAAACCATCAATGATTACCTGCCCATTCTCGAACATCAGGGATTTCACCTGATTTTGGCGCCCACGCCCGCCGAGCGCGCCGAGGCCATCACCCGTCACAGCGGCCAGATCGACGCTGTCCTGACCCGCGGCCCGCTCGGTCTCTATGCCGATGAAATCGCCGCCCTGCCCAACCTCAAGATCATCTGCGTGATTGGCGCAGGCTATGAACAGGTCGACCTGCAAGCCGCCGCCGACCGGGGCATCACCGTGACCAATGGCGCCGGGGTCAACGCCTCCTCGGTGGCAGACCATGCCATGGCGCTGCTGCTGTCGCTGGTGCGCGACGTCCCCCGCTGCGACGCCGCCGTACGCCGGGGCGAATGGCCAAAAATCATGCGTCCGTCCCTGGCCGGCAAGCGCCTGGGCATTCTCGGCCTCGGTGCGGTCGGCATGGCCATCGCCAAACGCGCTGCCGCAGGTTTCGACATGACGGTGAGTTACCACAACCGCCAGCACCGCAGCGATGTGCCCTACAAGTTCTGCTCGACGCCCACCGAACTGGCCCGTGCCTCAGACTTCCTGATCGCTGCCACCCCCGGGGGCCTGGGCACCAAGCACCTGATCAACCGACAGGTGCTCGAGGCCCTGGGGCCCAATGGTTTTTTCGTCAACATCGCCCGTGCCAGCGTGGTGGTCACCGCCGACCTGATCACCGCGCTCGAGCAACGGCGGATCGCCGGTGCCGCACTGGATGTGTTTGATGCCGAACCCAAGGTGCCGGACGCCCTCAAGGTCCTGGCGAACGTCATCCTCAGCCCGCATGTGGCCGGACTCTCCCCCGAGGCCACCCAAGGCACCGTGGAACTGGTAGGACGC
- a CDS encoding serine/threonine transporter, with protein MNDQANSVNERFVAATPATLSSWNRQDTTWMLGLFGTAIGAGTLFLPINAGLGGFWPLLILTLLAFPMTFYAHRGLTRFVLSGREGADITEVVEEHFGIKAGALITLLYFFAIFPILLIYSVALTNTVGSFLEHQLHIMPPPRAVLSLVLILGLLAVVRCGEQLIVKAMSLMVYPFIVALLFLAVYLVPHWNGGILATASDVPAPSALLHTLWLAIPVMVFSFNHSPIISAFAVDQKRRYGEHAEERSSQILSRAHLLMVVMVLFFVFSCVLTLSPAQLAEAKAQNLSILSYLANHFSNPTIAFAAPLIAFVAISKSFLGHYIGASEGLKGLIVKSGKRPAAKTLDRIVAAFMLVVCWIVATLNPSILGMIETLGGPVIAAILFLMPMYAIRKVPAMARYRGQASNVFVVAVGLVAISALIYSLTA; from the coding sequence ATGAATGATCAGGCCAATAGCGTTAACGAACGCTTTGTAGCAGCGACACCCGCAACTCTTTCGAGCTGGAATCGCCAGGACACCACCTGGATGCTGGGCTTGTTTGGTACGGCGATTGGCGCGGGAACCCTGTTTTTACCGATCAATGCAGGCCTGGGCGGCTTCTGGCCGCTGCTGATCCTGACATTGCTGGCGTTCCCGATGACGTTCTACGCACACCGCGGCCTGACCCGCTTTGTGCTGTCCGGCCGCGAAGGCGCGGACATCACCGAGGTGGTGGAGGAGCATTTCGGCATCAAGGCCGGCGCGCTGATTACCTTGCTGTACTTCTTCGCCATTTTCCCGATCCTGCTGATTTACAGCGTGGCCCTGACCAACACCGTGGGCAGTTTCCTTGAGCATCAACTGCACATCATGCCGCCACCGCGCGCCGTGCTGTCGCTGGTGCTGATCCTCGGCCTGCTGGCGGTGGTGCGTTGTGGTGAGCAGCTGATCGTCAAGGCCATGAGCCTGATGGTCTACCCGTTCATCGTCGCCCTGCTGTTCCTGGCGGTGTACCTGGTTCCCCACTGGAACGGCGGCATCCTGGCCACCGCCAGCGATGTACCGGCGCCGTCGGCGTTGCTGCACACCCTGTGGCTGGCGATTCCGGTGATGGTGTTCTCGTTCAACCATTCGCCGATCATTTCGGCGTTCGCCGTGGATCAGAAGCGTCGTTACGGCGAGCACGCCGAGGAGCGCAGTTCGCAGATCCTGTCCCGCGCCCACTTGCTGATGGTGGTGATGGTGCTGTTCTTCGTCTTCAGTTGCGTGCTGACCCTGTCGCCGGCACAACTGGCCGAGGCAAAGGCACAGAACCTGTCGATCCTGTCGTACCTGGCCAACCATTTCAGCAACCCGACCATCGCCTTCGCGGCGCCGTTGATTGCCTTCGTGGCCATCTCCAAGTCGTTCCTGGGGCACTACATCGGTGCAAGCGAAGGCCTCAAGGGCCTGATCGTCAAGAGCGGCAAGCGTCCGGCAGCCAAGACCCTGGACCGCATCGTCGCGGCATTCATGCTGGTGGTGTGCTGGATCGTCGCCACGCTGAACCCGAGCATCCTCGGCATGATCGAAACCCTGGGTGGCCCGGTGATCGCGGCGATCCTGTTCCTGATGCCGATGTATGCCATCCGCAAGGTGCCGGCCATGGCGCGCTATCGTGGCCAGGCGTCGAACGTGTTTGTGGTGGCGGTAGGCCTGGTAGCTATCTCGGCGTTGATCTATTCGCTGACCGCCTGA
- a CDS encoding TetR/AcrR family transcriptional regulator codes for MPRVSRKQADLNREIIVEAATRLFRERGLHGISVVDVMAAAGLTHGGFYGHFQSKEALAREASERAFKEVGTRWRERITQGDDKVAARQALIKPYLSVYSRDNPGESCPVVAFAGDMCHEHAESGLREPFMAGLNRLLDALGELMDSDDAAEKRQQALVQYSLMVGALTLARATRGDALSEEILEAAQTFLIEPPAPA; via the coding sequence ATGCCCCGCGTTTCCCGCAAACAAGCCGACCTCAACCGCGAAATCATCGTCGAGGCCGCCACACGGTTGTTTCGCGAACGCGGCCTGCACGGGATCAGCGTCGTCGATGTAATGGCGGCGGCGGGCCTGACCCATGGCGGTTTCTATGGTCACTTCCAGTCCAAGGAAGCGCTGGCCAGGGAGGCCAGCGAGCGGGCCTTCAAGGAGGTGGGTACGCGCTGGCGCGAACGAATCACCCAGGGCGACGACAAAGTGGCGGCGCGCCAGGCCCTGATCAAGCCTTACCTTTCGGTCTACAGCCGCGACAACCCCGGTGAAAGCTGCCCGGTGGTGGCCTTTGCCGGCGACATGTGCCACGAGCACGCCGAAAGCGGCTTGCGCGAGCCGTTCATGGCCGGCCTGAACCGGCTGCTCGATGCCCTGGGCGAACTGATGGATTCGGACGATGCCGCCGAAAAGCGGCAGCAGGCGCTGGTGCAGTATTCACTGATGGTCGGCGCGCTGACCCTAGCGCGGGCCACCCGGGGCGACGCCCTGTCGGAGGAAATCCTCGAGGCGGCCCAGACGTTTCTGATTGAGCCCCCTGCCCCGGCCTGA